The Juglans microcarpa x Juglans regia isolate MS1-56 chromosome 8S, Jm3101_v1.0, whole genome shotgun sequence genome has a window encoding:
- the LOC121244380 gene encoding protein GIGANTEA-like isoform X1, with translation MAGSSCERWIDGLQFSSLFWPPPQDSQQRKAQITAYVEYFGQFTSEQFPEDIAELICNRYPSKEKRLFDDVLATFVLHHPEHGHAVVLPIISCIIDGTLVYDRTSSPFASFISLVCPSSENEYSEQWILACGEILRVLTHYNRPIYKMEQPNSDTERSSSGCDASTSNSIDKQSSRIPLVQQERKPLRPLSPWIMDILLVAPPAIRSDYFRWCSGVMGKYAAGELKPPTLASSRGSGKHPQLMPSTPRWAVANGAGVILSVCDEEVARYETATLTAVAVPALLLPPPTTALDEHLVAGLPALEPYARLFHRYYAIATPSATQRLLLGLLEAPPSWAPDALDAAVQLVELLRAAEDYVSGIRLPRNWMHLHFLRAIGTAMSMRAGIAADAAAALLFRVLSQPALLFPPIRQVEGIEVQHEPLGGYISCYKKQIEVPAAEATIEATAQGIASMLCAHGPEVEWRICTIWEAAYGLIPLSSSVVDLPEIIVATPLQPPMLCWNLYIPLLKVLEYLPRGSPSEACLVKIFVATVEAILQRTFPPESSREQSRKTRYLSGIGSASKNLAVAELRTMVHSLFLESCASVELSSRLLFVVLTVCVSHEAQSSGSKKPSGVETCPPNEIIEDLQAISEMQKQKKTRKLKRPGPVAAFDSYVLAAVCALACELQLFSLIPRVSNHSRSKDVSHVAKPMKISGSNDEFQNSIDSAIRHTHRILAILEALFSLKPSSIGTSWSYSSNEIIAAAMVAAHVSELFRRSKACMHALSVLMRCKWDNEIYTRASSLYNLIDIHGKAVASIVNKVEPLEAHLIHKPVRKDSLVGSDGKKQKTCENGVCFGEGQQSTTQFLDSSHSDTKSTSQRASNSNEGSGNTLGKGIANFPLDASDLANFLTMDRHIGFNCCTQVLLRSVMAEKQELCFSVVSLLWHKLIAAPETQPSAESTSAQQGWRQVVDALCNVVSASPTKASTAVVLQAEKELQPWIAKDDDQGQKMWRVNQRIVKLVVELMRNHDRPESLVILASASDLLLRATDGMLVDGEACTLPQLELLEATARAVQPVLEWGESGVAVADGLSNLLKCRLPATIRCLSHPSAHVRALSTSVLRDILHTGSIKSNSKPVNINGICGPSYQFFSLDVIDWQADIEKCLVWEAHSRLATGMPIQYLDTAAKELGCTISL, from the exons ATGGCGGGTTCATCATGTGAGAGGTGGATTGATGGTCTTCAATTCTCCTCATTGTTCTGGCCTCCGCCGCAGGATTCGCAGCAACGAAAG GCTCAAATTACAGCCTATGTTGAGTACTTTGGTCAATTTACATCAGAACAATTTCCAGAGGATATTGCCGAG TTGATCTGTAACCGTTATCCATCAAAGGAAAAGCGCCTTTTCGACGATGTATTGG CTACATTTGTCCTTCATCATCCAGAGCACGGGCATGCGGTTGTCCTTCCAATTATTTCATGTATCATTGATGGTACGTTGGTGTATGATAGGACCAGTTCTCCATTTGCTTCTTTCATATCCTTAGTCTGCCCAAGCAGTGAG AATGAGTACTCTGAACAGTGGATTCTGGCATGTGGGGAGATTTTGCGAGTTTTAACTCATTACAATCGCCCAATATACAAGATGGAACAACCAAATAGTGATACAGAAAGAAGCAGTAGTGGCTGTGATGCTTCCACAAGTAACTCTATTGACAAACAATCCAGCCGTATTCCTTTGGTACAACAAGAAAGGAAACCTTTAAGGCCTTTGTCTCCCTGGATAATGGATATATTGCTAGTAGCGCCTCCCGCTATCAGGAGTGACTACTTCCGGTG GTGCAGCGGTGTCATGGGTAAATATGCTGCTGGAGAGCTCAAGCCACCTACACTTG cttctTCTCGTGGATCTGGAAAGCATCCTCAGCTCATGCCATCGACTCCAAGGTGGGCTGTTGCTAATGGTGCTGGTGTCATATTAAGCGTTTGTGATGAGGAGGTTGCTCGATACGAAACTGCTACTTTAACAGCAGTTGCTGTCCCTGCACTTCTGCTTCCTCCTCCAACAACAGCTTTGGATGAGCACTTGGTTGCTGGGCTGCCCGCTCTTGAGCCATATGCACGCTTATTTCATAG GTATTATGCCATTGCTACTCCAAGTGCCACCCAGAGACTTCTTCTTGGACTTCTAGAAGCACCGCCATCATGGGCTCCAGATGCACTTGATGCTGCTGTCCAACTTGTGGAGCTCCTTCGGGCTGCTGAAGACTATGTATCTGGCATTAGG CTGCCTAGGAACTGGATGCATTTGCATTTCTTGCGTGCAATTGGGACTGCAATGTCTATGAGAGCAGGCATAGCAGCTGATGCTGCAGCAGCTTTACTTTTCCGCGTACTCTCACAGCCAGCATTGCTTTTTCCACCAATACGGCAAGTTGAAGGAATCGAAGTTCAACATGAACCTTTAGGAGGTTACATTTCATGCTATAAAAAGCAG ATTGAAGTGCCAGCGGCTGAAGCAACTATTGAAGCTACTGCCCAAGGAATTGCGTCTATGCTTTGTGCCCATGGCCCTGAGGTTGAATGGAGAATATGCACCATATGGGAAGCTGCCTATGGCCTGATTCCATTAAGTTCGTCCGTAGTTGACCTTCCTGAAATCATAGTTGCAACTCCGTTGCAACCACCCATGTTATGTTGGAATCTGTACATACCTCTCCTAAAGGTTCTGGAATATCTTCCTCGTGGTAGTCCATCAGAAGCATGTCTCGTGAAGATATTTGTTGCTACTGTTGAAGCGATTCTCCAGAGAACATTTCCACCCGAGTCCTCCAGAGAACAATCCAGAAAAACAAGATACCTTTCTGGCATTGGGTCTGCCTCCAAAAACCTTGCTGTGGCAGAGCTTCGTACTATGGTCCATTCGCTTTTCCTAGAATCTTGTGCCTCTGTAGAGCTCTCTTCACGCCTGCTTTTTGTTGTGTTAACTGTGTGTGTTAGTCATGAAGCTCAATCCAGTGGGAGCAAGAAGCCGAGTGGTGTAGAAACTTGTCCACCTAATGAAATCATTGAGGACTTGCAAGCAATATCTGAAATgcaaaaacagaagaaaactAGGAAGTTGAAAAGGCCAGGGCCTGTAGCAGCATTTGATTCATATGTTCTAGCTGCTGTTTGTGCTCTTGCCTGCGAGCTTCAGTTATTTTCTCTGATTCCGAGGGTGAGTAATCACTCAAGGTCAAAAGATGTATCACATGTGGCCAAGCCTATGAAAATAAGTGGATCTAATGATGAGTTTCAAAATAGTATTGACTCAGCTATTCGTCATACTCACAGAATCTTGGCAATTTTAGAGGCACTTTTTTCGCTGAAGCCATCCTCTATTGGAACCTCATGGAGTTACAGTTCAAATGAGATCATTGCAGCAGCCATGGTTGCTGCACATGTTTCCGAGTTATTTAGGCGGTCAAAAGCTTGCATGCATGCTCTTTCAGTCTTGATGCGATGCAAGTGGGACAATGAAATTTACACCAGGGCATCATCACTGTACAACCTCATTGATATTCATGGAAAAGCTGTTGCATCCATTGTCAACAAGGTTGAGCCATTGGAAGCGCACTTAATACATAAACCAGTGCGGAAAGATTCCCTTGTGGGTTCAGatggcaaaaaacaaaaaacatgtgAAAATGGTGTTTGCTTTGGTGAAGGGCAGCAATCTACCACTCAGTTTTTGGATTCATCTCATTCAGATACTAAATCTACGTCTCAGAGagcatcaaattcaaatgaaggCTCGGGAAATACCTTGGGTAAAGGCATTGCAAATTTCCCATTAGATGCATCAGATTTAGCTAACTTCCTCACGATGGACAGGCATATAGGATTTAATTGCTGCACGCAAGTTCTTCTTAGATCAGTGATGGCAGAGAAACAAGAGTTATGTTTCTCTGTTGTGTCATTGCTGTGGCACAAGTTGATTGCAGCTCCTGAAACCCAACCAAGTGCAGAAAGCACTTCTGCTCAACAAGGTTGGAGGCAG GTTGTTGATGCGCTATGCAATGTTGTATCAGCATCACCGACAAAAGCATCTACAGCCGTTGTTCTTCAG GCGGAGAAGGAATTGCAGCCTTGGATTGCAAAAGATGATGATCAAGGACAGAAGATGTGGAGAGTGAACCAACGGATTGTAAAATTGGTCGTGGAGCTCATGAGGAATCACGATCGGCCAGAATCATTAGTGATTTTGGCAAGTGCATCAGATCTACTTCTGCGTGCAACAGATGGGATGCTCGTTGATGGAGAAGCTTGCACTTTACCACAGCTGGAG CTGCTGGAAGCAACAGCTAGAGCAGTTCAGCCGGTGCTAGAGTGGGGAGAATCTGGGGTGGCAGTCGCAGATGGCCTTTCAAACCTCTTAAAG TGTCGCCTACCTGCTACCATCCGATGCCTTTCTCATCCGAGCGCTCATGTCCGTGCTCTAAGCACGTCAGTTCTCCGCGATATCCTGCACACTGGTTCAATCAAATCAAATTCGAAACCGGTAAACATAAATGGCATCTGCGGTCCCTCTTACCAGTTCTTTAGTTTAGACGTTATTGACTGGCAAGCTGACATCGAGAAGTGCTTAGTATGGGAAGCTCACAGCAGACTGGCAACCGGAATGCCTATCCAATATCTTGATACTGCCGCCAAGGAATTAGGCTGTACTATTTCCTTATGA
- the LOC121244380 gene encoding protein GIGANTEA-like isoform X2: protein MYWLHLSFIIQSTGMRLSFQLFHVSLMNEYSEQWILACGEILRVLTHYNRPIYKMEQPNSDTERSSSGCDASTSNSIDKQSSRIPLVQQERKPLRPLSPWIMDILLVAPPAIRSDYFRWCSGVMGKYAAGELKPPTLASSRGSGKHPQLMPSTPRWAVANGAGVILSVCDEEVARYETATLTAVAVPALLLPPPTTALDEHLVAGLPALEPYARLFHRYYAIATPSATQRLLLGLLEAPPSWAPDALDAAVQLVELLRAAEDYVSGIRLPRNWMHLHFLRAIGTAMSMRAGIAADAAAALLFRVLSQPALLFPPIRQVEGIEVQHEPLGGYISCYKKQIEVPAAEATIEATAQGIASMLCAHGPEVEWRICTIWEAAYGLIPLSSSVVDLPEIIVATPLQPPMLCWNLYIPLLKVLEYLPRGSPSEACLVKIFVATVEAILQRTFPPESSREQSRKTRYLSGIGSASKNLAVAELRTMVHSLFLESCASVELSSRLLFVVLTVCVSHEAQSSGSKKPSGVETCPPNEIIEDLQAISEMQKQKKTRKLKRPGPVAAFDSYVLAAVCALACELQLFSLIPRVSNHSRSKDVSHVAKPMKISGSNDEFQNSIDSAIRHTHRILAILEALFSLKPSSIGTSWSYSSNEIIAAAMVAAHVSELFRRSKACMHALSVLMRCKWDNEIYTRASSLYNLIDIHGKAVASIVNKVEPLEAHLIHKPVRKDSLVGSDGKKQKTCENGVCFGEGQQSTTQFLDSSHSDTKSTSQRASNSNEGSGNTLGKGIANFPLDASDLANFLTMDRHIGFNCCTQVLLRSVMAEKQELCFSVVSLLWHKLIAAPETQPSAESTSAQQGWRQVVDALCNVVSASPTKASTAVVLQAEKELQPWIAKDDDQGQKMWRVNQRIVKLVVELMRNHDRPESLVILASASDLLLRATDGMLVDGEACTLPQLELLEATARAVQPVLEWGESGVAVADGLSNLLKCRLPATIRCLSHPSAHVRALSTSVLRDILHTGSIKSNSKPVNINGICGPSYQFFSLDVIDWQADIEKCLVWEAHSRLATGMPIQYLDTAAKELGCTISL from the exons ATGTATTGG CTACATTTGTCCTTCATCATCCAGAGCACGGGCATGCGGTTGTCCTTCCAATTATTTCATGTATCATTGATG AATGAGTACTCTGAACAGTGGATTCTGGCATGTGGGGAGATTTTGCGAGTTTTAACTCATTACAATCGCCCAATATACAAGATGGAACAACCAAATAGTGATACAGAAAGAAGCAGTAGTGGCTGTGATGCTTCCACAAGTAACTCTATTGACAAACAATCCAGCCGTATTCCTTTGGTACAACAAGAAAGGAAACCTTTAAGGCCTTTGTCTCCCTGGATAATGGATATATTGCTAGTAGCGCCTCCCGCTATCAGGAGTGACTACTTCCGGTG GTGCAGCGGTGTCATGGGTAAATATGCTGCTGGAGAGCTCAAGCCACCTACACTTG cttctTCTCGTGGATCTGGAAAGCATCCTCAGCTCATGCCATCGACTCCAAGGTGGGCTGTTGCTAATGGTGCTGGTGTCATATTAAGCGTTTGTGATGAGGAGGTTGCTCGATACGAAACTGCTACTTTAACAGCAGTTGCTGTCCCTGCACTTCTGCTTCCTCCTCCAACAACAGCTTTGGATGAGCACTTGGTTGCTGGGCTGCCCGCTCTTGAGCCATATGCACGCTTATTTCATAG GTATTATGCCATTGCTACTCCAAGTGCCACCCAGAGACTTCTTCTTGGACTTCTAGAAGCACCGCCATCATGGGCTCCAGATGCACTTGATGCTGCTGTCCAACTTGTGGAGCTCCTTCGGGCTGCTGAAGACTATGTATCTGGCATTAGG CTGCCTAGGAACTGGATGCATTTGCATTTCTTGCGTGCAATTGGGACTGCAATGTCTATGAGAGCAGGCATAGCAGCTGATGCTGCAGCAGCTTTACTTTTCCGCGTACTCTCACAGCCAGCATTGCTTTTTCCACCAATACGGCAAGTTGAAGGAATCGAAGTTCAACATGAACCTTTAGGAGGTTACATTTCATGCTATAAAAAGCAG ATTGAAGTGCCAGCGGCTGAAGCAACTATTGAAGCTACTGCCCAAGGAATTGCGTCTATGCTTTGTGCCCATGGCCCTGAGGTTGAATGGAGAATATGCACCATATGGGAAGCTGCCTATGGCCTGATTCCATTAAGTTCGTCCGTAGTTGACCTTCCTGAAATCATAGTTGCAACTCCGTTGCAACCACCCATGTTATGTTGGAATCTGTACATACCTCTCCTAAAGGTTCTGGAATATCTTCCTCGTGGTAGTCCATCAGAAGCATGTCTCGTGAAGATATTTGTTGCTACTGTTGAAGCGATTCTCCAGAGAACATTTCCACCCGAGTCCTCCAGAGAACAATCCAGAAAAACAAGATACCTTTCTGGCATTGGGTCTGCCTCCAAAAACCTTGCTGTGGCAGAGCTTCGTACTATGGTCCATTCGCTTTTCCTAGAATCTTGTGCCTCTGTAGAGCTCTCTTCACGCCTGCTTTTTGTTGTGTTAACTGTGTGTGTTAGTCATGAAGCTCAATCCAGTGGGAGCAAGAAGCCGAGTGGTGTAGAAACTTGTCCACCTAATGAAATCATTGAGGACTTGCAAGCAATATCTGAAATgcaaaaacagaagaaaactAGGAAGTTGAAAAGGCCAGGGCCTGTAGCAGCATTTGATTCATATGTTCTAGCTGCTGTTTGTGCTCTTGCCTGCGAGCTTCAGTTATTTTCTCTGATTCCGAGGGTGAGTAATCACTCAAGGTCAAAAGATGTATCACATGTGGCCAAGCCTATGAAAATAAGTGGATCTAATGATGAGTTTCAAAATAGTATTGACTCAGCTATTCGTCATACTCACAGAATCTTGGCAATTTTAGAGGCACTTTTTTCGCTGAAGCCATCCTCTATTGGAACCTCATGGAGTTACAGTTCAAATGAGATCATTGCAGCAGCCATGGTTGCTGCACATGTTTCCGAGTTATTTAGGCGGTCAAAAGCTTGCATGCATGCTCTTTCAGTCTTGATGCGATGCAAGTGGGACAATGAAATTTACACCAGGGCATCATCACTGTACAACCTCATTGATATTCATGGAAAAGCTGTTGCATCCATTGTCAACAAGGTTGAGCCATTGGAAGCGCACTTAATACATAAACCAGTGCGGAAAGATTCCCTTGTGGGTTCAGatggcaaaaaacaaaaaacatgtgAAAATGGTGTTTGCTTTGGTGAAGGGCAGCAATCTACCACTCAGTTTTTGGATTCATCTCATTCAGATACTAAATCTACGTCTCAGAGagcatcaaattcaaatgaaggCTCGGGAAATACCTTGGGTAAAGGCATTGCAAATTTCCCATTAGATGCATCAGATTTAGCTAACTTCCTCACGATGGACAGGCATATAGGATTTAATTGCTGCACGCAAGTTCTTCTTAGATCAGTGATGGCAGAGAAACAAGAGTTATGTTTCTCTGTTGTGTCATTGCTGTGGCACAAGTTGATTGCAGCTCCTGAAACCCAACCAAGTGCAGAAAGCACTTCTGCTCAACAAGGTTGGAGGCAG GTTGTTGATGCGCTATGCAATGTTGTATCAGCATCACCGACAAAAGCATCTACAGCCGTTGTTCTTCAG GCGGAGAAGGAATTGCAGCCTTGGATTGCAAAAGATGATGATCAAGGACAGAAGATGTGGAGAGTGAACCAACGGATTGTAAAATTGGTCGTGGAGCTCATGAGGAATCACGATCGGCCAGAATCATTAGTGATTTTGGCAAGTGCATCAGATCTACTTCTGCGTGCAACAGATGGGATGCTCGTTGATGGAGAAGCTTGCACTTTACCACAGCTGGAG CTGCTGGAAGCAACAGCTAGAGCAGTTCAGCCGGTGCTAGAGTGGGGAGAATCTGGGGTGGCAGTCGCAGATGGCCTTTCAAACCTCTTAAAG TGTCGCCTACCTGCTACCATCCGATGCCTTTCTCATCCGAGCGCTCATGTCCGTGCTCTAAGCACGTCAGTTCTCCGCGATATCCTGCACACTGGTTCAATCAAATCAAATTCGAAACCGGTAAACATAAATGGCATCTGCGGTCCCTCTTACCAGTTCTTTAGTTTAGACGTTATTGACTGGCAAGCTGACATCGAGAAGTGCTTAGTATGGGAAGCTCACAGCAGACTGGCAACCGGAATGCCTATCCAATATCTTGATACTGCCGCCAAGGAATTAGGCTGTACTATTTCCTTATGA
- the LOC121244387 gene encoding 40S ribosomal protein S18, whose translation MSLVANEEFQHILRVLNTNVDGKQKIMFALTSIKGIGRRLANIVCKKADVDMNKRAGELSAAELDNLMVIVANPRQFKIPDWFLNRKKDYKDGKYSQVVSNALDMKLRDDLERLKKIRNHRGLRHYWGLRVRGQHTKTTGRRGKTVGVSKKR comes from the exons ATG TCGCTGGTGGCGAACGAGGAGTTCCAGCACATATTGCGGGTGCTGAACACTAACGTCGACGGGAAGCAGAAGATTATGTTCGCTCTTACCTCCATTAAAGGTATCGGTCGCCGCTTGGCCAACATCGTCTGCAAGAAGGCCGATGTCGACATGAACAAGAG AGCTGGTGAATTAAGTGCCGCTGAGCTGGACAATCTCATGGTTATTGTTGCCAACCCTCGCCAGTTCAAAATCCCAGACTGGTTTTTGAATAGGAAGAAGGATTACAAGGATGGCAAATACTCTCAGGTGGTTTCCAATGCTCTTGACATGAAGTTGAGAGATGATTTGGAACGATTAAAGAAGATCAG GAACCATCGAGGCCTGAGACACTACTGGGGCCTTCGCGTTCGAGGTCAGCACACCAAGACTACTGGTCGGAGGGGGAAAACTGTTGGTGTCTCTAAGAAGCGCTga
- the LOC121244382 gene encoding UDP-rhamnose/UDP-galactose transporter 6 — MAPTSKADEKATADAAAWMFNVVTSVGIIIVNKALMATYGFSFATTLTGLHFVTTTLMTVVLRWLGYVQTSHLPFPELLKFVIFANFSIVGMNVSLMWNSVGFYQIAKLSMIPVSCLLEVMLDKIRYSRDTKLSIAVVLLGVGVCTVTDVSVNARGFIAAFIAVWSTSMQQYYVHFLQRKYSLSSFNLLGHTAPAQAASLLLLGPFLDYWLTNKRVDGYNYNMVSVMFIILSCTIAVGTNLSQFICIGRFTAVSFQVLGHMKTILVLMMGFFFFGKEGLNLHVVLGMVIAVVGMIWYGNASAKPGGKERRSHSLPATRQQKQSSLSESTEVDGKV, encoded by the exons ATGGCTCCGACTAGCAAGGCAGATGAGAAGGCTACAGCAGATGCAGCCGCGTGGATGTTCAATGTTGTCACTTCTGTTGGGATTATCATTGTCAATAAAGCCTTGATGGCTACATATGGCTTCAGTTTTG CTACTACATTAACTGGTTTGCATTTCGTGACAACTACTCTGATGACAGTTGTTTTAAGGTGGCTGGGATATGTCCAAACATCTCATCTACCATTCCCAGAGCTTCTAAAATTTGTTATCTTTGCTAACTTCTCTATTGTTGGAATGAATGTTAGTCTGATGTGGAATTCTGTTGGATTCTATCAG aTAGCTAAGTTGAGCATGATCCCTGTGTCCTGCCTTTTGGAAGTTATGTTGGATAAGATTCGATACTCCAGAGACACGAAACTAAGCATAGCAGTTGTTCTATTGGGTGTTGGTGTTTGCACTGTCACTGATGTGAGTGTTAATGCCAGAGGCTTCATTGCAGCCTTTATTGCAGTATGGAGTACCTCTATGCAACAATAT tatgttcattttcttcaacGGAAGTATTCACTTAGCTCTTTCAACCTGTTGGGACACACAGCTCCAGCGCAGGCCGCTTCATTGCTATTATTAGGTCCCTTTCTAGATTATTGGTTGACAAACAAAAGAGTTGACGGTTACAACTATAACATGGTTTCTGTG ATGTTTATAATTCTTTCATGCACTATCGCTGTGGGGACCAACCTCAGCCAATTCATCTGCATCGGCAGATTTACAGCTGTCTCTTTTCAAGTACTTGGTCATATGAAGACAATCCTTGTTTTGATGATgggattctttttctttgggaaGGAGGGTCTCAATCTGCATGTAGTTTTGGGAATGGTCATAGCTGTAGTTGGAATGATTTGGTATGGAAATGCCTCAGCTAAGCCTGGGGGAAAGGAGCGTCGGAGCCACTCACTCCCTGCTACCagacaacaaaaacaaagcagTTTATCAGAATCCACTGAGGTTGATGGAAAAGTGTAA